Below is a window of Camelina sativa cultivar DH55 chromosome 11, Cs, whole genome shotgun sequence DNA.
ttataaagaagtttgcaaacaaaggatatgtgataatagcagtatatgtggatgatttaaatatcctaggaacctctggggaaatcgcccaaacagtcgaatatttaaagaaagaatttgagatggaagacctaggcaagacaaaattttgtttgggattgcagcttgagtacatagataatgggatccttgtgcatcaaatgacATATACTGAagaggtactcaagaggtttaatatggaccaagctcacccattgactagcccaatggttgtaaggagcCTTGATTTCGATAAAGATCCATTCagtccaaagaaggacgatgaagaagttctcggtcctgaagtgccatacctcagtgcaataggagcgttaatgttcttggctagccacactagaccagacatttgttttgccgtgaacctcctagcaagatttagctcttgtccgacccaaaggcactggaacgaTATTAAACATGTATTGCGTTACCTACAATGGACGACcgatttgggtttattttatactaaccataacaaagaaggtttagttggttttgctgatgcaggttatctgtCCGATCCACATAATGCTAGGTCTCAAACTGGCTATGTATTTACGCACGGTGGTACAACAATTtcttggcgttctatgaagcagacTATTGCAGCCACATCATCTAACCATGCAGAGATTTTAGCAATGCATGAAGCTAGTCGAGAGTGCGTatggttgaggtcgatgactcaacatatcaggacgGACTGCGGTATGGTCGATGATAAGGAACCAACCGTGATTTATGAAGACAATACGGCTTGCATCGCACAGCTTAAGGAAGGCTACattaagggagatcggacgaagcatatattacccaagttcttcttcacacacgaATTACagaaggccggagaagttcaagtggtacaagttcagtcttgcgacaactcagccgatctcttcaccaaatttTTATCGgcatcaacattcaagaagctcaagcatcagattggaatgcggaggcttaaggactttcagtgatgcttagaacagggggagcaatgcgtgttgtactctttttccttcaccatggttttgtcccactgggttttcctggtaaggttttaatgaggcaacaccCCCAAGCGTATTGTACTGATCCCTTAGCATCaacacggttatgtcatccaagggggagtgttgtaaaacacttggaatggacttccataaccggcTCATTACTTATCCTATTGtgtaaggcccatcggccataaCCTATTCGGTTTAGGTTTAGGCTTTGCCTTCTACTATATAATGTACTTGTTCTATGAATTaatgagaataagaagaagagaaacaccAAACCTCTTTCTTacttttacaacaaaaattatattcatttctttttttgggtcttCTGACCTTTTTTGCTTTATGTTCATGGCCAGGTCCAGTCTCATTCTCATAATGGAAGCCCATTCaagaaaatataacttttatgATATcctccaaataaaatataacaaaattgatagtcttttaatttttattggaaatatattttaaaaatatattgtggTGTAAAAATCATAAATAGTATGTTGTGGGATAATAGTAACTATAAATTATGTGTGTAAAATATACATGAagtttcataacaaaaaaaataatagaaagaagGCAAAGTAATTTACttctgagaaaaagaaaaagaataatgtCCAGAAAAAAAGGCTTACAAGTCTACAACTGATCAGAGCTTGTAAAGATTTATTGACTTTGTGAAGATTGAGTATATTTCCGAAAGAGAATGCAAACACAATggatgaagaaagaaagaaggaaacaatTTTGTGGCAACCAAGGCTTATTCCTATTACATCAATTGGCAAAAATTCGAATATCTGAATGCACATAAATTGAATTATGACATGATTCTATATCAAGACCAAAACGAATTCGAATAGATAAATATTTCTTTCGACgacgtaaatatatattttggcatCAATTTCAGGACGTGTCATTTGCTTTTACTATACATAGTTTATAATAATTCGGCGGTAGACTTTAACGCAGAAGTCAAAACGATATGAACATTGAAcacaattttaaattactttgtAAGTTTTACATGACGAGCTAATTCGTGTCTTGATAAGTAGCTCTAATCACATCCACGTAAAAAACGACACCTCTcttcttaattttaaatttaggtttcactttcacttataaaaaaaagagattttaatttcttttgttattgttggCGAGTAGAGGATgtaaagaaatagaaaaatgtttgttCGTTTTTCTTCTTGTGGTAGTTGAAACATGAAAGCTTTAGATTGCGTGGGTGGAGAACCTCTATATTCAAACAGACACATgcaattataataataattaatttacataGATTATTAAGTCAAATAGCTTTagaaaaacatatttcaaaTGTTTGGCTGATAGTTTGAGGAGCCACTCGAAAGACAAATCTTTTTGACATGTGGGATGTGGCCCATAAACTTCGATGATGCGTGGGTCATATTCATGGAATATGATTCgacttttgtaataaaaaaaggtTCGTTTCTCCTattcatataaatttgttatgaTAACCAAAAGCACTATGGGTCAGGTATTTGCTTATTAAGTTTGGGTTAGAACTTAGAAATAGTTTTAATAAGATTTGAAATAACATTTCTTTGGTTAATTTCATATGGTTTGCttctttgtaatgtttttgGTTGAAACCATAACAATGTACTACTAATAAAACAAATGTTTGGTTCATATTGTATAAAATTACTTGGTTGTGTTGATCATTGATTAGATTCTGTCAAACGTCAGTTCGTAATTAAGAGTAAactaatcattatataaatcttgTACTTAACGACACTTGGTTTTTATAATGCGCTTAATCCTTCTGCCTTCTTTGGTGGCGTGTATGGACTCTTTGACAAAAAGTCGTCGTTCGCTTTtatatcaagaaaaaagaaaaaaaaaaaactcaagatcaAAGTTTATAACATAGAGCACATGATTCCAACTTTCTTGGTAATCCAACGGCTATTACTCCATCCGTAAGGTCTTTTGTCATATCGTGCCGACATGATGGTCCGCAAACTTTGGAACCTTCTTATTCTCAATTAACCTAATgaaataaaaccaaactaaaccgagCTGGTCTCATTTTGGCCTAGTAAAACTTCATTCGGATTGAGATTGTGTTTACACTTTCCAAACCAAATTCGTAACTGAACCAAACCTTATCAAGCATTGTAACAAGATGAACCGGATAAGAAGCAAAACCAAAGTGAGAGCGCAAATAAACCAAGTAAGCAACACGCGTCATATAGTAATTGGACTCGTGATATTGATCGGCGGCGTTATAGGCACCTGAGGAGCCGCGACATGCGCTTTACTCGGCAAAGGACATTTTTGTCATCATGCGCTTGACGCGCTACTCTCATCCCAGGTAAGGGTTACGTTACGTTACGCTGTGACGTGTTTTGTATAACATTTTAATGTATAGATAGGTTCTTGGGCCTACGTTTGGATGATGTGGCGGAGTCCTTAACCATTCGCTTTAGAATTTTTTCCGATCGATATGGAAGTTGAAACTATTTTCACGAGCATGTTCCTAATGAATAATGCCTTCCATCCACATATAGCCATCTCAAACCTCAACCCACTATTTTTATGTGTTTGGTTAAAAGCAAgccacaaattttcaaaatgttggaatcagtttttttttttttctttcaaatgtcAAATGTCGTAATTGTTTCATTAAAGTTTTGCCAATTGAATGATTTCAGACCAATGTGATTATGTGAATAAGCATATTCCCGAATGGATCCGATATTAGTATCCAGCAcgttatataaatatatctatgtcgtatttgatgttttatattttcttaaataccATATGACTTCTTATATTGGTATCAAgtcaaatattatacaaaaacttACCAAACCGATTACGTACTAATTgatagaaatataataatatttgaataCGGGGGATGTAATTTCGCATGCACCTCTTGGAATCACGGGAACGATTTTTAAATACATTGTAACTATCCAAAATGAATACATAGCTTGTTAGGTTTGACCTTTTAATCGTGTTTATCCATTCACCATGAGTCGTGTTTATCCATTTTACCTTAAGCCACGCCACGGTGATCACACAATGAACTAGTGAAACACACATTACCTCAATCTCTAtatattccatttttttctttttttcatttctcgATTTTTTGGAAACGTCCGGTTTGTTTATTATAATGTTTTCAAGAGATTCccacaaatatatacttttttgataagtttttttttttttttttttgtgtgcaccaaatatataagattttttattcatataatttacCGAGTCGTTGGCTTTTTGAAATGCTAAGGGGCCTTGTGCCAGCTGATCATCAAAGTAAAACACATATGTATCAACCAAATTTGATTAGCACGTTTTTATCTTAGCTTAGAAGGTAACAATGTAATCTTTACCCCCTACCGTAGATGTGAATGCCACAACGATCTTTTTTCTTTGAGGTCGTAACAATTGTCTGTCTATGTTTACCAAaccttatttatataataagatatgcaTGAGTTATTAATATTAAGCTATagcattatatataaaacatatatataataatattaacgaagcaaacacaaaagcaaagatgattaaatttgtttaattttttttttgtttaactatttTTTGTGACAATTTCTCAATTTGTGCATCCTTGTGCAAATGCTATAAAATTTAGCTGACAAgaggtagaaaaaaaaattcatatatgaATGGTACTAGCTAAATCCAATATTTTCACATAATactttaaatcatatatattatgtactattttttttttgggtttaatgtATTTTCTTAGTAAATAGTAATACTATGTTTTGTCTAAGAATTATCcttcattaatttttattaaaattaaacagaTTTGACTGTTCAAAACTACTGaaatcttttgttgtttttgttttgtttctgtggtatacaaattatataaaatatggtgATGTAACAAACCTCCTAAAGTCGGTAAAACCCTACCCTAAGTACTCCTTTGGCCCAAACACGCTCCAAATTTTTACCACGTCAATTTCCACCTCATCaactatttgtttttgttataataaaaaaaaaactaaaataaaatacaaataggaGAAAAAGCCTTTGGCCCTTTGGAAATGTTCGCGTTAAGCAAAGAACCTACACccaaatctgtatatatatacttgcaaCAATATATTTCCCTAATTCCAAATTCTTCTCAACTTcctcatagaaaaaaaaaccaaaaccaaaaaatatataatctcttcATGCTTAGCCTATCATGAGCAACATCCCCAGATCTCTCACCGACTCAGatctttctctatttcttcttaTAATCTCTTCTGCTGTTGATCCTTGGCCTTTTTCTATCACCGTCTTCTAGCATCAACACCTTCTTCTTTACCTCCTCGTCGATCTTTTTACTCATTCgttgtgttttcttgtttggtttcgTGCAAAAGGTTCCTTCTTTTTGATGGGTTTTGAAGAATCTAATCAAAAACAGAGTCCAAAACAGAGTCCGAAGCAGATGGTGTTCAACTTTCACTTTCATGTCCCTCATCTCCACATActccaccatcaccaccataACCATCATGATGTTCCTAAAGGCTGTGTTGCGATCTTGGTTGGACACGAAGACGATGAGGAAGGTCTACACAGATTCGTTGTTcctttggtgttcttgagtcATCCTCTGTTCTTGGACCTCTTGAAAGAAGCTGAAAAGGAGTATGGGTTCAAGCACGCTGGTCCTATTACGATCCCTTGCCGTGTTGATGAGTTTAAGCATGTTCAAGAAATCATCGACGAGGAGACTCATCGCCGTCGTCATAGTCATGGTGGTCACGGCCACAACCATACCCACCACAACAACCATCTCCGATGTTTCTGAAGTCTAATTCGATTtcgttggtttggttttgggtttgaCATGTAATTGGTTTTGGGTatgattggtttggtttggtttgacaGATCtctttttttgagatttttttcttagtttgcttaatctcttattttttcttttagtttagtttgatgatgatgatgatgatgatgataatgatgaaaaaacaaagagtaatTCAAATGTGAAtgcttttttttcaattaaagaaTGTAATCGTGAGGAATAAGGGAATAATcgtattatttgatttttattttattaaaaaggatgtgaatatttctttctttgatcGATTTTAACGCGTTATATTTGGGCATGGACCATGTTATTATTTTGCTTTTCTCGTTAGGATTACTACCATTCACGCCAAGTGTCTCGagaatattattcttttttttttcttttgaaattttttaaaatcgagCATATCTTAGGATTACCATATAAGCAAATATATTTTGACTTTGATTGAGATTGTTACCAAATTAGATTGATATCTACCTCAATTACGGCAACCCTTTAGTCTTTGCCAACTAAATTACTTACTGCAATTAACACggtcaattaaattaaatacacTATGTTGATTATTGACCATTAACATAAGCATAAAATTAATCAGTTTAGATACCAATTCTAATTATAAACTAGGTTTTgggtttatttaatatattttgatgaatattatatatgattgatgatagttaggaaaaaattatcttataaaaaaatttaaactattattaaaacaattttttttatttcaaacatataatttttaaaaaaatataaattatataacgTTATACTTAAACGTTGTACtcttttaaaagttcaaatctgataaaaaatcataaatttatatttaaacgttatactatttttatttctcttctttgtcagcttcctcacattcttccactgaataatcattcaaaatctcttttttagactaccacacaacttgttaaccaaTTAAACTCCACGACCAAAATCATTGTCTCTTTTCTCgttaaatttgtgcaattcatgaaaaccaaCATTATCACTACATGCACTCAATTATTAGTACTTTCACCGTATACTTACTCGGTTTTAGATTCACacgtattgaaacttctcaaatcaaaatccttaatactacaaaatcgtaaattctcaaaccaaaatttttatactacaaaattataaattacttGGAAAGAAATTAGTATGAAcaaatgtatagctaataaaacatgtgtgctTTTCGTTGATCCTTCTCTTTTAGACTCCAAAGCTttactcaaacaacatcaaatctagGTCTTGCGAAATCAATCATTCTTTCTTGTTCCCTTTTCTCAGGTAGGAGAAACTCACAACTCTAATCATGCAAGATGATGTTCAAAATCTTACTCTAATTCTATTTATACTctaaatttttctcttttaactctTATCACTTGCCTCTATTTTTCCCACATTACTCTCTTATTAAAGTCCTTGTTCTTTAGGTACGTAGAAAATCTACAAGCATATAGTTGATTTTAGGATACTATGtgccaaaagaaaatattgtagTTTAAGTCTTTCTTATGTTACTTGGTGGTTGCTGCTCATGTAATAATCATCAATTACCAGCTCTATTTCGAATCTGATGGATACTTGCATAATTTAATCAAGCAGGATGCTGTTTGAAGTATAGAGAAGCAAACCCAGaagttttatattaaagaaGATGATATGATCATTCCAAAGCCAGAAGTTAGATATCAATGATCATACATCAAGCCGCTTTCAAGGTTTCTGTGTCAATGCTTCAATAACGAGAGTTATGTCGCCGAAATGAACTAGTAAGGTAAACTTAGGCAATTGTCGACAAACTCACTATAGGTTTGTGAATTTGTAactccaacattttttttttttgtcagatgTAATTAACAAACATCATTTCTTTTTGAGAGTCTTGCAAAGATCTTATATTTATGAAAAGACATATATTTTTGAACTGTTATCATTGTAAGCAAATTACTGCAGTGACCTTGAATAATAAGAAGATTCTAcaatagtttttggattttgtttttcaaaaacccATTTTTTCTCCATTCAAGATTTAACACTAAATAGATTCTttaaaaattaggaaaattagttttttttttctttacaaatattAAGAAAAGCTAGAATCCACATAAATATTTGGATTCTAGCTTCTCTTTTATTCTGTTttcttatgtaaatatattttttaaaaaccaaaaattaaaatctatttcaaaaactaaaaacctaaAACTAGAAACCGGAGATACCCTCCTCCATTCATGGTATGtcttcagtttttttgtttcgatgaacatgtaaataaataaaaccttcGAAATGTTATCGTG
It encodes the following:
- the LOC104725880 gene encoding auxin-responsive protein SAUR32-like; protein product: MGFEESNQKQSPKQSPKQMVFNFHFHVPHLHILHHHHHNHHDVPKGCVAILVGHEDDEEGLHRFVVPLVFLSHPLFLDLLKEAEKEYGFKHAGPITIPCRVDEFKHVQEIIDEETHRRRHSHGGHGHNHTHHNNHLRCF